Proteins found in one Brevibacillus brevis genomic segment:
- a CDS encoding DUF4241 domain-containing protein: protein MNDKCPAFFETAFNEGYTKEQNGYLYRLFRQDVGKLQIKTGKIVANDPFVMFETEPFVEVFPKGSFSVQLAIAQVQSLSKDGQTDDALEPDERVALARIVFSNKPVVSWKMAVWPESDVSQLGEGEFFGYGVDAGTGSFMDAESCTLLEREMEKDEMFYETLTKKMDQTYKHTRSWGLIDLAEGCNVAIFSTGWGDGSYASYIGYDAEGQIVRLVTDFYLLEWMGTAEE, encoded by the coding sequence AGAATGGCTATTTATACAGGTTGTTCCGTCAAGATGTAGGCAAACTTCAGATAAAAACTGGAAAAATCGTGGCGAACGATCCGTTTGTCATGTTTGAGACGGAACCATTTGTGGAGGTTTTTCCAAAGGGGAGCTTCTCCGTACAGCTCGCTATCGCGCAAGTTCAATCCCTGTCAAAGGATGGGCAAACGGATGACGCTCTGGAGCCTGATGAACGGGTAGCATTGGCACGGATTGTCTTCTCTAATAAACCTGTCGTGTCTTGGAAAATGGCTGTTTGGCCGGAGTCAGATGTATCGCAGCTTGGCGAAGGTGAATTTTTTGGCTATGGTGTGGATGCGGGGACAGGCTCGTTCATGGATGCAGAATCTTGCACGCTTTTGGAACGAGAAATGGAGAAGGACGAGATGTTCTATGAGACGTTGACAAAGAAAATGGATCAAACGTATAAACACACGCGGAGTTGGGGGCTAATTGATTTAGCGGAAGGCTGTAATGTTGCCATATTTTCAACAGGTTGGGGAGACGGCAGCTACGCGAGCTATATCGGTTATGATGCTGAAGGACAGATTGTACGTTTGGTAACAGATTTTTACTTGTTGGAATGGATGGGAACCGCAGAAGAATAG
- a CDS encoding site-specific integrase, which yields MKQAMDEFLFYMEVERNVSVNTIRSYAYDLHVFEAFLTRVQGKLDIERFYGGHSCAENRQKSTGLYEVNRITDAISVFRE from the coding sequence ATGAAACAAGCAATGGATGAATTTTTGTTTTATATGGAGGTTGAACGAAATGTATCTGTGAATACGATACGTAGTTATGCGTACGATTTACATGTATTTGAGGCTTTTCTAACGAGGGTCCAAGGAAAACTGGATATCGAACGATTTTATGGTGGGCATTCATGCGCCGAAAACAGACAAAAAAGTACCGGTTTATATGAAGTTAATCGAATTACAGATGCTATTTCGGTTTTTAGAGAATGA
- a CDS encoding tyrosine-type recombinase/integrase, with amino-acid sequence MGQRIDPRGLHRIFKEVLQNAGLPPHRFTLHHLRHTFATLLLRSNDGPSKVDIRTLQERLAMKV; translated from the coding sequence ATGGGTCAACGGATAGATCCTCGGGGCTTACATCGGATATTTAAGGAAGTCCTTCAAAATGCGGGCTTACCCCCTCACCGGTTTACACTGCATCATTTGCGGCATACCTTCGCGACTCTGCTCTTGCGTTCCAATGACGGTCCTTCAAAGGTAGATATTCGTACGTTGCAGGAGCGCTTGGCCATGAAAGTTTAG